The Hordeum vulgare subsp. vulgare chromosome 4H, MorexV3_pseudomolecules_assembly, whole genome shotgun sequence genomic interval TGGTACTCCTGGCCCGGATTTCTGGTCGTGGTTACCACCGGTGGACAGCAGCAGTGAACCGAGAGAAAGCAATACTGTTTTAAAACCATCAAAGAAAGTGGATTCCTTCTCCAGTCAGCCTGAGATGTTAATGGAAAAGGAACGGTCAGCAGACTTCTTATCCCTTCCGTTCGTGGCCTCTTTCTTTGAGAAGAAGGAAGATCGGTCTCTTCCTCCCTTCCAGTCATTCGTGGAGCCTGAGAATACAGATTCCAAGGCCAAGCCTGTTGCTGATGCAGAGGAAGCATTTGAGACGCAGTTCTCACAGAATGCAGCTGAGACGGCTAGAGCTCTCAGTACTAGTGATGATAAGTCATCCCATGGGATAGACCCAGATGGTTCAAAGTGGTGGAAGGAGACCGGTGTAGAACAGAGGCCTGATGGTGTTGTTTGTAAGTGGACTGTAGTTAGGGGAGTAAGTGCTGATGGTTCTGTTGAATTTGAAGATAAGTACTGGGAGGCTTCAGACCGGTTTGATCATAAAGAATTAGGTTCCGAGAAGTCTGGTCGTGATGCTAGGGGCAATGTTTGGCGGGAATACTGGAAGGAGTCGATGTGGCAGGTGATTTTTTCCCTAATTCGATAGCATTATCTTCTCACTGTGTGGCGTATAAAACCTGCAATATATTACACCCTCGGTCCCATAATATATCAGTTGTAATAAACATATTAttattgggacggagggagtattacattAGTTCTCCCTCTGTACACtaatgtaagacgtttttgcaGTTCAAATTGAACTACAGAAACGTCTTATGTTAGTGTACAAAGGTTGTACTAAGTAACGTTTCAAATGGTGCCTGCTCAGGTCATTGCAGCATTCATTGTGTGACCTAGTAGGAGCTGCATCGATGAGATACTATGCCATGCCTGTATGCATATGTGTCTGCAAACTGAACTCTAGACACATGCTAATTAAATGTCTCCCCAGAGTCTAATCAAGTGGTTTACCCAAAAAAGAGAGTCTAATCAAGTGGTGCATTTTAAACCATGTCAGGATTTCACATCTGGTCTTATGCATATGGAGAAGACGGCAGACAAGTGGGGAAAGAATGGCAAAGGGGAGCAGTGGCAAGAGAAATGGTGGGAGCAGTATGATTCAAGCGGTAAAGCTGAAAAATCTGCTGATAAATGGTGCAGCTTAGATCCAAACACGCCATTGGATGCTGGGCATGCTCATGTTTGGCATGAAAGGTATGAGTCATTAGTAGCTAtatttataataataataattatatttgtCTATGGTTCCAtgcagtggcggagccaggaaAGAAATGGAGGGTGTGCACACCTAATTTTTTTTCTACTTATTCCAAGTGTCATACAATAGTTGGCAAAAATATAATACAGATTGCTCAATCAAGTCACACAACATTAtagttcctacatattccgaatttGCAATGTTGCAAATACAAAGTCTTACATGGATACAAATATGTAACAACTACTACACTGAGTAACTCTACGACGTTCCTTTGCCATGAAAGCTTCAACTATGTCTTCCTTGCTTACTTTCAAGAACACATCTCGTTCAATGAGTGTCACTAAGCAATTGTTCATGAGATCATCACTCATACTATTTCTCAACTTATTTTTCACTAGATTCATTGCCGAGAATACTCTTTTAACACTCGTCGTGGCCACAGATAAGATTAATACCAATTAGATAAGCATGTAGATCAAATCATAGAGAACATGTTTTTTTTAGAGCAACCACATATTTCATTAATCAAAAATCAAGTTACATGAAGCAACACATGTGGACACTAAAAGACAGACCGGGATAAAATGATTATCGTGAAAACTTTGCAGAAAACATCCTAAGAGATCAAGAAATACAAAAAGATATCTAAGAACTTCCATGCCCTATATGATTAAGCTTAGCTTTTCTCCTTGCAACAGAGTAAGATTGCTGAAGCCCAGTATTTGATCCTCTGCAGGTGGGGTGAAACGTATGATGGTTGCGGAGGCAGCGTAAAATACACGGACAAATGGGCTGAGCGGTCAGAGGGCGACGGGTGGTCGAAATGGGGCGACAAGTGGGATGAGCATTTCGACCCTAACAGGCACGGCGTGAAGCAGGGAGAGACCTGGTGGGAAGGCAAATACGGGGACCGGTGGAACCGCACCTGGGGCGAGGGCCACAACGGCTCCGGCTGGGTGCACAAGTACGGCAGGAGCAGTAGCGGCGAGCACTGGGACACTCACGAGCCGCAGGAGACGTGGTACGAGAGCTACCCGCATTTCGGCTTCCACCACTGCTTCGAGAACTCAGTGCAACTCTTGTCCGTGTCCAGGCAGCCTCCAAAGAATTTCAAGCTTGGGAAAAGAGTAGATGCTTCTTAATTAGGAACATCTCAGCTGCCTTTCCAAAGAAAAGTTATTCATAAGCTCTTAGATAAATTCATCCTTGGTcactggactcggtttggaaaccAAGTGGAATGAAATGTCATGGTATGATTCCATTAGGCCGTGTTTGGAATGGTTGTAATTAAATACAGAGGTGTTTATTGTACATTTGTATCTTATCGGCCGCTTAATAAATTGCATGCGAAAATGAAACAACCAGTTGAGGTCTGTAATATTTCTACAGGTGTATTTGGACGAAACCGACAATCCAATCAGCCCCTTAGTGTGTTTGGTTACATTCTTGCATTTAGTACTGAGTTAAAAGTTGGAATGGAATGATTACATTAGTGTGTTTGGTTTGGGAATGAAATGTGATGAATTCGATTCAGGTCACCTTCCATGCAAATGATAAGATTAACATTCGTACACTTTGAAACATAAATCAAATTGAATAGAACACATAAGATCAAACTCACACATAGAATGGCTTGCGTTTCACATTGAGCTGGATTTCAGTTAGGAAAATAAGTTACAAATCAAATTGAATAGAACACATAAGATCAAACTCACACATAGAATGGCTTGCGTTTCACATTGAGCTGGATTTCAGTTAGGAAAATAAGTTACACATTTTCGTAGAACTCATGTCCAGCTATATTTATAGAAATCCGTGTATTTCATACGCGTGTCTTTCCCATCTATAGAAATCCATTTTTTGATGTGAATAACtcaaaaacaaatatgaaaaattgGTCATAGAgcctgtccattttttgatgtgaaAAACTCAAAAACAAATCAGAAAATTGGTCATACTCCGTACAAGGCATGTCCAGCCCGTGTCTGTATTTTGAGTAGAGAACCGCTGGCAAGCACCAGCTCAACGCCATAGCTGGCCTGCTCTTGTACGCCGCCAAAAGAGTTCTGGTGGACGGGGGCGATGACAAGCAGGAAAGCACCATCCAAGAATGGGAGACAATTTTTAGATTGATCTCTCATCGCGTGGGCCCAACGGTCCACGGGGCCTTGATCTGTGCGTCCTGATTGAgggcgcccaacccattatggttggCGGACCCCTGTGACCCGTGTTATATAAAGGACGGTGGGGTGCTGGGCCACGAACGATGAGATTCGTCGCCGTCACACCCCTACCGACATACCTATCCGATCTAGGTTAAGcgcggtgctcacgggaagctcCACCCACGCCTAACCCTTCTTCTCCATCACAGCCGTCGCCACCACACCGATGGAGAACGGTGGGAGCTCATCCGGCTCAGGACAAGGTAAAGTAACGGGTTTGTAccggatctatctatgcctagtAGATCCACGTTCTATCAATGGTATGAGAGCCACTAGGCGAAGATTCATTCGGTCGAAAGAAATCGAAAAGAAAGTTccctcttccccccccccccccccgacaagaACCCTAGATGGGCAAGTACCGAAGATGGCCTAGGGCCTCGTCGGAAAAGAAGCGCTgccgcaaggccgcgcctgttcctctcgatccccacacgcatcggcaagccgaggtgtggggaagaagaacctacctcctcGGAGGCAAAGTATGGATCTAGATCCAACATGAAAACGAAGAAAAGAAATCGGATCGAAttcgaaaaagaaaaacaaaaaagggggAGGGAACAATGGCAAAAGAACACACGATACAAGAGCATCAACACCGCTCCCTTGACGGTGGCGCATTCACCTTGAAGGTGCTCGCGCGCGCCGGCAAAAGAACGGGGATGATGCCGAGGTCCTTCTCTGTCAAGGGAAAATGAAAAAGAGGCACCACCAGGAGGCTCGGTGACCACGGAAACAGAGCATCCTACTCTCGGGCTACAAACGCCGGAGAGGAGGCTCGACCGCCGTGGCCACAGAGGCCCTGGGTTGTGTGCCAATCCCGCGGGACACGAGAGGAAAGGGGTCGGCGCTCTCCCGACGGGGCATGTAAGCCACCGCGCAAGGAGGGGCCGAAGCCTACAGGGGTAAGGAGCGGCAGAAGGCGCGCGCGGCGTGGGACCTTTGGTCGCCGCTGCCAGCGGCCATCCCCAGGGCCCTCCGACGAGGGCGGCAAGCACCGCGGCTCCGACGGGGTAGGAAACCACCGCGGGGAGCTCGGGAACGAGCAGCAAGGGGAAGACCAAGGCGCTCCTCGGCGGGGCCAGAGCGCCACCGCGCGAGGGCGAGGAAAGGCCGAGGGCCGCTGCCGTGCTCGGGAATGAGAcgggggcgagagagagagatgctaCGACGCTGGGGGGAtgattagggtttccccccccccacccggccggctcctccttttGATCCTCCGAAGGGCGCGCTGCGCCGTCGGATCGCCACGGACGGCCAGGATCTCTCCTGAGCCGAACCCTAGGCCAGGCAGGCCATCGGGCCACCAGGCCGCAAGTAACAGGTCGGCCCAAGATGGCGGGAGGAGGTCCAGGCCACGGGCCTACAAGAGGGCGCTGGCCCAGGCCAAAAGGCAAAATGCCATAGGCCGGCCCAGGCAAAGAGGCCTCGACCATTTTTCTTTGTTTAAAGGATTTCTCAGTTTCTGTCTTTT includes:
- the LOC123448536 gene encoding uncharacterized protein LOC123448536, producing the protein MATNSASIIPAASHLHRLHGRLLLHARRGAGQRVVVVRAVSGDGGRGGGPSYLDMWKKAVDRERRSAELAYRLQPSPPPAEAEAEAPPQADVERRTARFEEMLRVPREERDRVQRTQVIDRAAAALAAARAVLKEPPQSSPTPQPHKPTPATGVAEPGNVFDSRKAAKGLEDQGSGQDSLPAASNSEKVTNSGDSYPSKQASSKLGTPGPDFWSWLPPVDSSSEPRESNTVLKPSKKVDSFSSQPEMLMEKERSADFLSLPFVASFFEKKEDRSLPPFQSFVEPENTDSKAKPVADAEEAFETQFSQNAAETARALSTSDDKSSHGIDPDGSKWWKETGVEQRPDGVVCKWTVVRGVSADGSVEFEDKYWEASDRFDHKELGSEKSGRDARGNVWREYWKESMWQDFTSGLMHMEKTADKWGKNGKGEQWQEKWWEQYDSSGKAEKSADKWCSLDPNTPLDAGHAHVWHERWGETYDGCGGSVKYTDKWAERSEGDGWSKWGDKWDEHFDPNRHGVKQGETWWEGKYGDRWNRTWGEGHNGSGWVHKYGRSSSGEHWDTHEPQETWYESYPHFGFHHCFENSVQLLSVSRQPPKNFKLGKRVDAS